TTTAAAAGAGCGTCTAACTCCTTTATTTTCTTATTTACCCTTTCTAAAAGGCAAGTATTATTAATAACTACTCCTGCTTGATTAGCAAAACCAATCAATAATTCTTGGTCGGTGAGGGTAAATGACTTTTGGCTATTTAAGACTTCTATCACCCCTATTACTTTTTCCTTAACCTTTATAGGGACACAAAGAATATCTTTAACTTGATAACCTAAGTCTAAAGCCATTTTCTTTTTGAAATCTTCGCTCTTCTCTGCCTCAGAAACAATTAAAGCTCTGCCCTCTGAAGCTACTCTTCCCACTACTCCTTCGCCTATCTTGATTCTATATCCGATAAGTTTTTCTGCTTTTCCTCCTTTAGCTACCTCAAAGACAAGCTCTTCTTTCTCTTCATCTACTAAAAGAATAGAACCTGCCTTTGTCTCTGTAACCTTCAAAGCAGAATCCATAATCAGATCGAGCAATTTGTTTAAGGGTAGAGAAGAGCCTATTGCAAAACTTATTTCTTCCAAGGCTTTAGCTTGAAGACTTACTTTCTTTAGTTTTTGGCTTAGATCTACCATTTGATCGTTAATTACCCTTAATTCTTCTTCAAAAAACGAACCTAACCCTTTTTCAGATAAGTTTTTCATTTATTTTATCTCCTTTTGATTAAAGAACTATTTACTTTTAAAATATTATTTACAAATCCAGATCTTCTCTCTTTGAAGTTCTTATAGAGACATCAATTAACCCAAAACTTAAAGCAATTACCGAACCACAATGATAGGCAAGAAAGTCTGATTGAGAGGTAGCATTAAGCATAACTCTAATATAGTTGACTAAAAGCCCTAAAACTAAACCAAGAAGAATAGGATCAGAAAACATTCGGAAATACTTTAAACTAATCTTAATTACATAAAACGAAAGACATAAATAAGCTACCAGCCCTACCATCCCTGTCCTACATAAGATATCTAAATATCCATTATGACCTACCCCTAATTTCTCTAATAAGACTACATCTCCTTCTTGCCTTAAATCAAAACCAATGTAGTAAGGAAATCCATTTCCCCAAAAAGGATGTTTTTTAAAGACTTCCATCCCTTTTTTTGCTTCCCAGTAACGATACTTAAAACTATCTTCTTTAGTTGTCTTGGTAAATAAACCAACAAATCTTTCCTTGGCAAAACCAAGAAGCGATTTTGACCCTCCTTTAGTAAATAATGGAGTAAGACTAAGAGCCACAGACACCAATAAGGCAAGAACCATTAAGACAGCCACATATTTTAAAAGATACCTCTTGGCATATTGATTAGAAAGAAGGTAAATCAAGCATAGCCCAATGATGGAGGTTAGCCAAAGCATCCTTCCAAAGGTAAGAATAATGGTTAGAAGAAAAAGAAGCGAAAGAATAGTAAAGATTAAACGTTGCTTTTTATCCCTCGTATTAATGAGCGTCGTTAAAGCAATAAAGAATAAGGCTGAGACCAAGTAAGGACCATCAGTGCAGATCCTTCCTTTGCCTATAGAAACAGTCTCTATTCCTATATCATATGCCCGTAGCTCCCTGACCACTACACTAAAGACAGGAGCAGTAAAATACTTAGCTCCTCCAAATAAGACCATAAAAGCAAATAAAAGAGTAATCACCACCCCTAGGCCATAAAGAAGACAAAGCAGTCTCTTTAGTTGGCCTTGATCTCTTATCGTCAAGATAACCAAGAAGAAGATAATATGATAAAAACAACTTCGCAAAGTATTTGCTGTTTCAGTAAAACCAAAACCATAAGCTAAGCTAAGATAGATAGAAAATCCCCAGATAAAGAATAGTATTAAATATGGTAGAAAGAAGAAAGATTTAATCTGAAAAAAGTTGGGGTCTTTAATATTCTTAATAATCAATATGGCGATAGTCAACAAGATTAAGACTTCCCCTGGCAGGAGGCTGGCTTCACCAAATAAAGGAAGGCGAGGAAGATTCTCAATTTTAAAAAAAGTAACGTTAAAGGTAATTAAAGCAATCACACTTATTTCTGGATACTTATAAAGTAAGACCAAGAAAGCTAAACCTAAAAAAGATGAAATAAGGGCTAAAGGAGAAAAAAAGACTAAGAAAAGACTTAAGAGAGGAATACCCAATAAGAAAATTAAAAAAATAAAAGACTTAGATTCAGTAAAGTAGAGAATCTTCATAGACAAAGAATGGTTAACCATAACTTATCTACATAACTCCTTAATAACTTCTTCCTTAATACCTTCCCAAATATCTTCTTTCTGCAAGTCTTCTTCTTTTTTTACGGGAAGAGAGGAAGGCTTTTCTTCTTTTAAGGTCTTTTCTTCTTTAATTTCTTCCCCTGTTACTTCTTTTTTTACAGGAAGTTTTACAGGAAGAGAGGCAGGTTTTTCTTCTTTAGGTTTTTCTTCTTTAATTTTTTCCTCTGTTACTTCTTTTTTTACAGGAAGAGAGAAAGGCTTTTCTTCTTTTAAGGTTTTTTCTTCTTCGAGATATTTTTTTAATTCCGGATATTCGTCTAGAGTCTTATACTTTTTTTCTTTAAAACCATACTTTTTTTTAAAGTACTCATAAGTATCAGGATCATAAGCATAATCTGACCAACCTTCATTAAAAGCCATTTCTTTCTTAGGAGACTTAAAAAAAGGGTCTTCTTTGTAGCTATCTTCTTTGTAGCTATCTTCTTTATAAATCTCAACTTTATAAGTCTCAAGAGGCTCTCTTTCTTCAAGAGCCAATGATTTTCTTTCTTCTTTTAATTCACGAGAAACTTTGGGCTTTTCAGGTGGAGTAATCTTTCTTATCATAGTCCAAGCACCTTGCCTTCGTTCTTCTCTTAAGGTAAGTTCCTCTTCATCTTTAAAAAGATCTAAATTCACATAATCCTCAAAATCAAGCCTTTTCTTAACTTTTTCTCTTTGAACATTCTTTGGATCTTTAGCCATTTTAGATACTTCTGGATATTTCTTAAGATAATACTCATATTCAGGATAAGTAGTCTCTTTAGCTTTATCTTTAAATTTCTCTATCTTAGAAATAGGAGCTTTTTTTTGGGGAATCTCTTCTTTTTTAGGCAATTTTTTTTCTTTAGCTAACTTAGTCTCTTTAGCTAACTCAGGAAGTAGTTCTTGGTTTATCTTTGGTCTTTCCTCTGGAGGACTTTTGCTCTCTTTTTTTTTATCTTGTTCTTTATCTTGATAAGTAAGATCCTCTTTCGCCTTTGGCTTTTTAACCTTTTCTTCAACTTTTAGACCAAATTGGTATAATAAAGAAATGTAGTGACTATTACCTAATTCCTCATTATAAGGAACAAAAGCATAACTAAGAGCAAGGTCGCCATACTTAATTCCAAACCCTCCCCCAAATCCATGAGCATATTTGGCAGGTCCATTCTGGTAACCTAATCTAAGAATAAAGTTTTCTCCTAAGGTATATTCATGCCCTAAATGAAGATTAATCTTACCATCATTAGGTATATTAATATCTAATCCGGTAATCATAGCCTCGTCTAAGTATTGGTAACTTAGGCCCAATTTTAAATTTAAAGGAAGTTTATCTTCTGTCTTATCAAATTTAACCTTAGTTCCTAAATTTTGGAGAGAAACTCCGTATCTTAATCCTTCCACACCACTCTCCTTTAAAAGACCCAAATCCAAAGCCACACTCTTAGAAACAAAGCTGGAAAGTCTTTGATAAATAAGTTTAACATTAGTTCCCATAAAAGCATCTTCATCTTCAGTCAAACTTTGAGCATAAGAGAGGCTAAGTAAGGTATCCCCGGCAGAAAAACTACCTAATTCATTACCTTCTTTATCCCACTTAGTAAATCTTCCCATATGCAAACAAGAAAGACCACCAGCTAAGATCCGAGAAGGAGAAAGTCGCTTAGCATATCCTAAATATTCATAACTAATATCATCAAAATAATCTAAGTGCATAAAGTTTAATTCTTGATTAGTGATAAAATTTAATCCGGCTGGATTATGAAACATCGCTTCGAGATCATTCCCCAGGGAAATGTAAGTTTCTCCCAAAGCTAAAGCTCTCGCCCCTATGCCTATCTTTAAAAAAGTTGCTCCCGTGGTTCCTAGATCTTCTTTAGAAGCAGGTAAATAAGAAGGCCAGACAGATAGATAAACAAAGATTAACATTATATTTAGTAAGTATTTCATTTATTTCTAAGGAACTCAATCTTTAAGCTGGTAGGATTAAGCCATTTTTATAAGTATTTCATTTATTTCTAAGGAACTCAATCTTTAAGCTGGTAGGATTAAGCCATTTTTATAAGTATTTCATTTATTTCTAAGGAACTCAATCTTTAAGCTGGTAGGATTAAGCCACTTTTATAAGTATTTCATTTATTTCTAAGAAACTCAATCTTTAAGCCGGTGGGATTAAGCCATTTTTAAAGGTTTTTAAATACTCTTGGCTGACGATGATAAAGATGCTAAACAAAAACCCTCCAAAAAGTCCCACCATGGCATTTAAAGTCTTCTTAGGTTTAGCAGGAAGACGAGAAATTATAGGTGGATCAATAACTCTAATATAAGTAAACTTCATAGTTTTAGCCATTAAAGCTTGTTCCTTTTTTTCTCTAAGAGTGGAAACTATTCTTTCTTGGGTATCTACATCTCTCTGTAATTGGGTTAAGTTAGCATATTTAGCAGGTAATTTACTTAATCTCTCTCGATGAGAATTAATCCTTTTTAATAAGGTATCTTCTTTGGCTTTTAAAGAATTAATCTCAGTTTCTAAATTAATTAAAAGAGAGACTAAATTTTGGTAATTATTAATCGCCATATCAGGCAGATAAGGAGTAACAGAAGGAATAATTTCTTTGATGGTATTCATAACTATTCCTTTTAGTTCTTCTTTTTTATCCCTAATAAGATTTTCTACCATTAAAATTTCCTTTTCATCTTGGGGAATCTGGCTTAAAAGTTTAGTTCTTTTTAATTCTAAATTTACCAATTCTTCTTTTAAAGAAAGAACTTCTGGACGGTTGCTCATTAACGTCGAGGAAGCCAAATCTTTATTTTGTTTAATAATCTCTTTGCGAACCTCCACTAATCTTAATTCAGAGGACTTCCTCTCGGCTGTAGTTTGGTCATATTGCTCTTCTAATCGAGATAAGGTCCCTATGCTTTCCCGACTTTCCTCAATAGGTTCAGTAATCTTACTAATTTCTTTAAAATTCTTAAGTTGTCCTTCATGAAAAGATAATTTATCTTTAGCCATCTTTAATTGTTTCTCAATAAGTAAAAACATATCCTCAGTTTCACTTTCTTTAAAACTAAGATTTAACTTCATAAATTCCCTTAAGATAACATCATTGACTTGGTAAGCCACCTTAGGGTCATTGGCAAAGGTAGTTAAACTTATCAGGTTTGTTCCTTCAATAATGTTCACCGCAATTATCTCTTGAAGTTCTTTTACTATTCCTTGAAAGATTTCTTCCTTGGTAATAAGAGGAATTTTTTTACCCAGTAAACTATAAACTACCGCTTTAATCTTATAAGTAAGTTCTTTAGTGGGGTCATAACTATCGGCTAACTTTAATTCCCTAACTGCTTTTTCAATTAAAGTACGAGATTTTATTAATTCTGATTGAGTAAAGACTTCATTTCGTAAACTTGGGGAAGGAGGAGGCATAAATAAAGATAATTTCTCAGTCTTATCTTCCACTAAGATAACAGAGGTTGACTTGTAAAGAGGTGGAAGTAAAAAACTAATTATTAAAACAAACAAGGAGGTCAGAAATGTAGAAAAAAATATTAAATATCTTCTCTTCCAAAAAAGCAAAAGGTAGTATTGAAGAGTAGGTTGACTTAAATCTTGACTATTCATTTATAAAGTTCTCTAATATTATAAGTAGTTCCTGTTCAAGGAATTATCCCACAGCTTGTGGTGGCTTAATATTCATTTATAAAGTCATTTATAAAGTTCTTTAATATTATAAGTAGTTCCTGTAGCATAAAAAATCGTCATAAGAAGAGGCATAGCTTGGTCTAAGATCTTATTAAGTTTACCTAATTTAGTAGGAGGTAAATAAACAATATCTCCTTGCTGAAGAATAACTTCATTAAGATGCTCTGGTTTTAAAGCTAAATCCTTTAAGTCAACATTGATAATCTCTATTCCTTTTTCTGTTTGTCGAATAACTTTAGTAAATGGCAACATGGCTGAATCTTTAGGATTTCCAGCTAAGATAATGGCTTTTAAAAGAGTTAACTTATCTTCGAGAGGATAAATACCAGGATTTTTAACTTCTCCAATCATATAGACAAAATTATCTTTATTATTAGGAATATAAAGAATGTCATTGGGTTTTAGGAGGATATTATTTTCGTTTTTCTTTAAGTTTAAAAGACTGTATAAATCAAGGGAAACTACCCCTACTTTTTCTCTAAAGATCAGAGCCTTTCTCGTATCCGCATCAGGTAAGAATCCTCCGGCCCAAGAAATAGCTTCTAAGACTTTAATATCACGATCTAAAGTAAAGACCCCTGATTTATTAACCTGTCCGATAACAGAAAATTGAGGATATTGAAATTTTTGGACAATTATTGTAACTTTAGGCTGGGGGAAAAAAGAAGAAAGTTTCTGGGTAATAATGTCATCTAATTCCTTGGGTGTCAGGCCAACGGCTATAATTTCATCAATTAAAGGAAAGGAGATCTTTCCATCAGGTCGAATAGTTAAAATCCGTGATAAGTCTTTATATTCCCAGACCAAGACTTCAATAGTATCACCTGTTTTGAGAGTATAATCTTCTGCCCTTAAATAACCATAATCTTTAAATAAAGGACTTATAAGTAAAGAATCTATCAGCAAAGAAATAATTATTAAAGTAATTTTAATAGAAGTCATCTTTTTCATCTTTATCTCATTAATTGCTTAAATGCTTAAAGTTGGTTCTTAAGATTTAGATAACTATAGATAAAAACAAGATTTATCTTTGAACCACCAAGCTCATTATTAAATTAATGCTTAAAGTTGGTTCTTAAGATTTAGATAATTATAGATAAAACCCTTACTTTAATTAAAAGTATATAAGCTATTATCTCTTTTGTCAATCTTTTATCATTCCTGACCTTACTCCTTGCTTTTTACTCTTTTGAGAAGATGTTTTACATTAACCACTAAATCGTTGGAATAGGCGTAAAGACTTGAGCCAATTAAAAAAACAACCTCACGACCATAAAACTCTTTTAACTGGCCAATATTTTCAATATCTAAACCTCCGGCAATCACTGGAAATGCTTGCTTAAGATTACCCATCTCCTTTTTTAAAGCCAGATCTACCCTCTGGCATATTTCTTTTGAAAAAGGGAAACGTCCTCCATAATTTGGATAAATGACCAAATCAGCGCCAGCCAAACGCATTAGATCTCCTAATATTACCTCATGGGAAAAGCCGCTATCAAGATTAAATAATGTTCCTACAAAAGCAGGGTGAGCCATAATGGGCAAAGATAGATCCTTATTCTCGGCTAAATAACGCATAAAGTCCAGTCCCACGATTAAAGGTGAGATTAATATTCCTCCAATCCCCATCTCTTTTGCCCACTTAATATGGGCTAACATCTTTTCGTAACGATCGGTAATATTAGGAAGATAAATGACCTTTTTTCCAGTCTCTATTTCTGCTTTATTTATGGCTTCCAGACACCGTTTTACCCTTTCTTTAAAAGGACAAAAAGGATGATCGACTAAACCATAATCATCTTTAATAAAATCAACCCCACCCAAGCTAAGTTTATAGGAAAATTCGGCCAGTTCTTTTGGTCCTTTTCCCATAGGCTTTAAAGCTGCGGCTATTAAGGGCCTATCTTTTACCCCTAAGATCTTTCTTATCCCTTCTATCCCAAATCTTGGACCTGAAAAATGAGCTAAAAGTTCTTTAGAAAGGCTAATATTGACAACCTTTATAGATGCTTTAAGAGAGATATTTCCATATAAAATACTCATCAGTTGAGGTAATTGATAGCCAGTTATTTGGTGGTGATAATTAATCATTACCTCAAAGATATTAGCCGAGACTTGACTTATTTTTTTCACCTGACCAATAATATTTTCTTTTATCCAACTATCTTGAATAAGTTCTTCAATAACTTCTACCGTTTGTTCTAAGCAAATATCATTAGCGATGGCCTCAATCTGATCTTTAGAGGCCTTAATTTGATAGGTCACAAAAAACTGGTCTTGATCTTTCATCTCTCTAAAAACTTTTCTTAAATTTAAAATAACAAGATAACTCTCGCTAATGCTTAGACTTGCTCATATTTCGGTGGTGTCTGCATAGCTAAGCTATTTTCAAACACCACTTAATTTTTTCAAATTTTATAAGACAGGTTAGGATTTAACTGAAAGATTGATGAGTCATTACTACCTTCTCGACAATGCTTTCGCTATCTAACTTATACTTTTTAAGTAAGTAATCTGGACTACCTGGTATAGCAAATTCATCTTGCAAGCCCATTCGTATCAGGCGCATCCTAAGTCCCTCTTCGGCAATGACCTCAGCTATTGCTGAACCAAGCCCCCCTGTAGTCAGGTGATTTTCTACCGTAATAACTACCTTAATATCTTCTCCTAAGTTAATAATAGCTGTCTTATCTATTGGTTTAATGGTCGACATCTGAAGAAGAGTAGGAAATATCTTTTCTTGTTCTAATTTCCTTACCGCTATCAGCGCTTCTTTAAGCATCATACCAGAGGTAATAATGGCCACATCTTTTCCTTCTTGAAGACAAGTAGCTTTACCAATCTGAAATTGATACTTCACCGGGTCAAAGATGATCGGAACTTCTCGTCGAGCCATTCG
The sequence above is drawn from the bacterium genome and encodes:
- a CDS encoding O-antigen ligase family protein, with the translated sequence MVNHSLSMKILYFTESKSFIFLIFLLGIPLLSLFLVFFSPLALISSFLGLAFLVLLYKYPEISVIALITFNVTFFKIENLPRLPLFGEASLLPGEVLILLTIAILIIKNIKDPNFFQIKSFFFLPYLILFFIWGFSIYLSLAYGFGFTETANTLRSCFYHIIFFLVILTIRDQGQLKRLLCLLYGLGVVITLLFAFMVLFGGAKYFTAPVFSVVVRELRAYDIGIETVSIGKGRICTDGPYLVSALFFIALTTLINTRDKKQRLIFTILSLLFLLTIILTFGRMLWLTSIIGLCLIYLLSNQYAKRYLLKYVAVLMVLALLVSVALSLTPLFTKGGSKSLLGFAKERFVGLFTKTTKEDSFKYRYWEAKKGMEVFKKHPFWGNGFPYYIGFDLRQEGDVVLLEKLGVGHNGYLDILCRTGMVGLVAYLCLSFYVIKISLKYFRMFSDPILLGLVLGLLVNYIRVMLNATSQSDFLAYHCGSVIALSFGLIDVSIRTSKREDLDL
- a CDS encoding PorV/PorQ family protein, whose protein sequence is MKYLLNIMLIFVYLSVWPSYLPASKEDLGTTGATFLKIGIGARALALGETYISLGNDLEAMFHNPAGLNFITNQELNFMHLDYFDDISYEYLGYAKRLSPSRILAGGLSCLHMGRFTKWDKEGNELGSFSAGDTLLSLSYAQSLTEDEDAFMGTNVKLIYQRLSSFVSKSVALDLGLLKESGVEGLRYGVSLQNLGTKVKFDKTEDKLPLNLKLGLSYQYLDEAMITGLDINIPNDGKINLHLGHEYTLGENFILRLGYQNGPAKYAHGFGGGFGIKYGDLALSYAFVPYNEELGNSHYISLLYQFGLKVEEKVKKPKAKEDLTYQDKEQDKKKESKSPPEERPKINQELLPELAKETKLAKEKKLPKKEEIPQKKAPISKIEKFKDKAKETTYPEYEYYLKKYPEVSKMAKDPKNVQREKVKKRLDFEDYVNLDLFKDEEELTLREERRQGAWTMIRKITPPEKPKVSRELKEERKSLALEEREPLETYKVEIYKEDSYKEDSYKEDPFFKSPKKEMAFNEGWSDYAYDPDTYEYFKKKYGFKEKKYKTLDEYPELKKYLEEEKTLKEEKPFSLPVKKEVTEEKIKEEKPKEEKPASLPVKLPVKKEVTGEEIKEEKTLKEEKPSSLPVKKEEDLQKEDIWEGIKEEVIKELCR
- a CDS encoding GumC family protein, whose translation is MNSQDLSQPTLQYYLLLFWKRRYLIFFSTFLTSLFVLIISFLLPPLYKSTSVILVEDKTEKLSLFMPPPSPSLRNEVFTQSELIKSRTLIEKAVRELKLADSYDPTKELTYKIKAVVYSLLGKKIPLITKEEIFQGIVKELQEIIAVNIIEGTNLISLTTFANDPKVAYQVNDVILREFMKLNLSFKESETEDMFLLIEKQLKMAKDKLSFHEGQLKNFKEISKITEPIEESRESIGTLSRLEEQYDQTTAERKSSELRLVEVRKEIIKQNKDLASSTLMSNRPEVLSLKEELVNLELKRTKLLSQIPQDEKEILMVENLIRDKKEELKGIVMNTIKEIIPSVTPYLPDMAINNYQNLVSLLINLETEINSLKAKEDTLLKRINSHRERLSKLPAKYANLTQLQRDVDTQERIVSTLREKKEQALMAKTMKFTYIRVIDPPIISRLPAKPKKTLNAMVGLFGGFLFSIFIIVSQEYLKTFKNGLIPPA
- a CDS encoding polysaccharide export protein, which encodes MKKMTSIKITLIIISLLIDSLLISPLFKDYGYLRAEDYTLKTGDTIEVLVWEYKDLSRILTIRPDGKISFPLIDEIIAVGLTPKELDDIITQKLSSFFPQPKVTIIVQKFQYPQFSVIGQVNKSGVFTLDRDIKVLEAISWAGGFLPDADTRKALIFREKVGVVSLDLYSLLNLKKNENNILLKPNDILYIPNNKDNFVYMIGEVKNPGIYPLEDKLTLLKAIILAGNPKDSAMLPFTKVIRQTEKGIEIINVDLKDLALKPEHLNEVILQQGDIVYLPPTKLGKLNKILDQAMPLLMTIFYATGTTYNIKELYK
- a CDS encoding ribulose 1,5-bisphosphate carboxylase large subunit — translated: MKDQDQFFVTYQIKASKDQIEAIANDICLEQTVEVIEELIQDSWIKENIIGQVKKISQVSANIFEVMINYHHQITGYQLPQLMSILYGNISLKASIKVVNISLSKELLAHFSGPRFGIEGIRKILGVKDRPLIAAALKPMGKGPKELAEFSYKLSLGGVDFIKDDYGLVDHPFCPFKERVKRCLEAINKAEIETGKKVIYLPNITDRYEKMLAHIKWAKEMGIGGILISPLIVGLDFMRYLAENKDLSLPIMAHPAFVGTLFNLDSGFSHEVILGDLMRLAGADLVIYPNYGGRFPFSKEICQRVDLALKKEMGNLKQAFPVIAGGLDIENIGQLKEFYGREVVFLIGSSLYAYSNDLVVNVKHLLKRVKSKE